The stretch of DNA tttctttttttattgctgaaattgtagatgtgtgtgtttgtgtgcacgtttGATTATGTGCATTTGCTCCAGCAATGGTCTGATAATACTGATAAGCATATTCTTGATTTCTGCATTTGTCTCATGTctttatgtaattatttaagTGAGAATGCTTTCAACACAAAATACTATTTTCAGCATTGTAAACTGAAGTAAAACAATGAAAAGGTGgtctgtgttgtattgtgtaaAGAGTTTAAGTCAGAACAAACCGACAAATCTAGCTTAAGGACCTGTATCCCGTGCATGGTATGGTATGtagcccagagccatagaaagagagagttgcgacactctttgatgttgccaccacacgatcaaaagtttttaaaaaaactacgccgaatggctgaatcgcaggagggtgggatgtacttctggatgctggagttTGTAAGCAATTAACTCATttactactgaccaagagattggctattaataatagttccaaaagtcccataacgcgGACATAGCCTGGAGAAAGCGTTGCcagagtgtcgccactctgttttatacTGCTCTGATGtagccttcttcttcttcttcttcttcttctttagtatctgatgtagcctaatattactAATAATGTgagtgaaaaaaacacaaactaatcagccaatcagacatTAGACAAAAGGTGCTAATTGGAAGTCCCGCCTTCTTCCCAACCATCACTATATAACACACAGACCCAGAAATGGGAGTTCATGTTTGTTCATGTTACGGGTAAGTCGTCATTAGAGGTTGAacaaatgtctttttttattattaatatttctTTAGATTCTTTATCGAGATTTTCTTAGTAAGAGAAGCTTAATGGAAGTATTAATTGATTATTTAGTGAAGGTGTGTTTGGAGGAGCCTGCCGTTTGGACAGATTTTTTACATTATTGTTTCAATAATGGTGAGTGCCTCTTACTCACAAGGCTTACTGTTTGACTTCAATGATTGGCCAGGTATATCTCATTATTGGGGGTTTTCATACATTTTCTTGATCATTTTACAGAGGGAGTGCATTTCTGTCCATGTTGGCCAAGCTGGTGTGCAGATTGGAAACTCTTGTTGGGAACTGTACTGCTTGGAACATGGTATCTGCCCAGATGGAACTGCTGCTGATAATGGCAAAACTCTACTGGACTCCTcctttggcacatttttcagtGAGACTGGTCCTGGAAAATATGTTCCTAGGTCAATATTTGTTGACTTGGAGCCATCAGTTATAGGTGAGCAATGTCTTGTAAATGCTATATTAAAATGTGGGTTTGTGAAAGGCTAACTTGACATTTCCTGACAGATGAGATCCGTAATGGGTCCTATCGTCAGCTTTACCATCCGGAGCAGTTGATTAGTGGTAAAGAAGATGCAGCCAACAACTACGCTCGTGGTCACTACACCATTGGAAAGGAAATTGTGGATCCGGTCCTAGACAGAATTCGTAAAATGGTAGGTGACCAGATCAACTGTTCCTTGCTCAACTTTTCAGAGATTGGTTTAGtttcttcagtgtacatgtttTTGGTGATTCTCAGACCACTTTTAGAGTTGGTCCTTCAGTTTAGGCCTATTCATGATGTCTACGGGGTAGGTTTGTTTGAGAATCATaacgaggggtgtgtgtgattgctgtcAATTGTGTTGCagaaaacctttgtttacattaTCTCTAGGGGGGTTATTGCATTACCAATTTATGGTGCAGTATGTGACCAGTgaatttgtgttttgtttcagACTGATCAGTGCTCAGGTCTTCAGGGATTCCTCATCTTCCACAGCTTCGGAGGAGGCACTGGCTCTGGCTTCACCTCCCTGCTGATGGAGCGTCTGTCTGTGGACTACGGCAAGAAGTCCAAGCTGGAGTTCTCGGTCTACCCTGCTCCCCAGGTGTCTACTGCTGTAGTGGAGCCCTACAACTCCATCCTGACCACCCACACCACTCTAGAGCACTCTGACTGCGCCTTCATGGTGGACAACGAAGCCATTTTTGATATTTGTAAGCGCAATCTTGACGTTGAGCGTCCCTCCTACACCAATCTGAATCGTCTTGTCGCCCAGATTGTCTCGTCGATAACTGCATCTCTACGCTTTGATGGGGCTCTGAATGTGGATCTCACGGAGTTCCAGACCAACCTTGTTCCCTACCCTCGCATTCACTTCCCCCTGGTCACCTACTCTCCAATAATCTCTGCGGAAAAGGCTTACCACGAGCAGCTCTCTGTGCCGGAGATCACAAATGCTTGCTTTGAGCCATCTAATCAGATGGTGAAGTGTGACCCAAGGCGTGGTAAGTACATGGCCTGCTGTGTGCTGTACCGCGGAGATGTGGTCCCCAAAGACGTCAACGGCGCCATCGCTGCCATCAAAGCCCGCCGAAGCATCCAGTTTGTGGACTGGTGCCCCACCGGCTTCAAGGTGGGCATCAACTACCAGCCGCCAACGGTTGTGCCAGGTGGTGACTTGGCCAAGGTGCAGAGGGCTGTGTGTATGCTGAGCAACACCACTGCCATCGCCGAGGCCTGGGCTCGCCTGGACCATAAGTTTGACCTGATGTACGCCAAGAGGGCCTTTGTGCACTGGTATGTGGGTGAGGGCATGGAAGAGGGGGAGTTCAGCGAGGCCAGAGAAGATGTGGCTGCCCTGGAGAAGGACTATGAGGAAGTTGGGGCAGACTCagctgaggatgatgaagaggaggaagaagagtaCTAAAGTGTATAAGGTTATGTATTTGTGCGTCAATTTAACTAATAAATGTTTGTATTGCAAATGTATGGCTTGTCTGAATCTTTATCCTCCTGAAGTAATGCAGAAACCCCTATATTGCGAAATCAAGCATGAGTGACCTTTGTGCAGctacaacagtaggctacattcttTGGGCATATCAGAGCTGAGGATAATGAAGAGAAGGAAGAAGGGTactgaagtgtttttttttttttttttgtatgggtCTAACTAATAAATATGTTGTAATAAAAGCTTACTTTGGAAAGtcttgcatgtgtctgtatttgtaaaAGTCTTGAGGGCTTCACTTCGAGAACTGGGTCAGAAGTTCAACTAGCAGCTGTTAAAACATCTAGTCTGTATGCTGTTGTTGGTAGTAGGCTAATGGCCAATTGCACTTGCCTTTGCAAAAAACAGCTGTGTGGTTGGCTTAAAGACCTAATGTGAGCTTATTTTGGTAGTTTCTGACCCAGAGTCCAAAAGGTGGCAAGTGACCATGGGTCTCTCTCCTTCAAATGACCAGTTATTAAAATATTTACTGAGACTTTTACAAATGTGCTTTAGCGTAGATTGTGCAAGGTACTGTAACTTTCATAGATTATTTTGGAAGATTTAGTTATTTTTATTCACATATAGGTTATCCACGTACTCAAGTTCACATGATTTGTGTTTTTACAATGGTTTCATTACTTAATCTATGCTTAAAATGCTTCAGCTGCAAGTGACTAAATGACTGACTACAGAACTTTTAACTTTAATTTAAGCGGAAACACTTTCCCCCAGCGATTCATAACGTGCTGAACTCAATTGGCAAATGCCATCATTCTGGTCTTTCTAGCTATACCACTTCCCTGGTGCCTCCTGCTTGGGTTGAGACTGTACGTGTGTAGAGTGTCAACAACAGACTAAATTATGTGGCATCTGGTATCACTGGCTGAGTAGGGTATGGTTACACCCTGGCTCTGAGGGTGGATCACCTTTATTTCATATGCAAAGCTATCCCCCATAGAAGCGGTAACTCCTACAGTAATGGTTTTCCATTTTAATTAGTCATTTTAATAATTAATCCTACTGCTTGCTTAAGTAAAATTTATTTGGAATAGAGCTACTCATCAACTGATCTGGTCAATACTGTTTTGGTCATAATTGTTGGTCCTGGCTTTCCACCCCGTAACCCAGCCAGGTAGACCTTTGGTTTGGGGACGTTGGTCTCGGCATCTTTTTTCGTCTGGCATCCAACATCTTTTGGTTGGTACGTCTGCGTCACGTTGTCCCTCCGCATGTGACTCAGGTTGGTTTGCACTGAGTGTGTGACTTTGCTCCGTAGGTTAGCCTGTAACAACCATAACACTATTTatacatttgcttttttttattattattaaaacttTACAAAATTTGTAGCTTAGAATCTCTACATTCAAATTGATTTCCAAGTCAGATTCCTAAAATGATTTTCTAAATTCATTGATCCCTGTTGACATTCCAAAAATCCATATTTCTTTAATAAATGTTATATACATGAAGTATAtaatgtacatacagtaagtacTCCAGATCTACTAACCAGCTGTATGGCTTTCCTCCGGAGCTCCCATTCATTCCACTCATAGGACTTAACGAGGTTTGTCTCCACCAAGtgggtgtctgtctgagtgctgCTGTCACATTTGGAAATAGGTTTCACCAGCAGTCTCTGGCCTGACTGCATCTGTGGGGTTAGAATGGACTATCAAGCACTTATTATTATGCTCTTTGTAATGCCACAGTGAGTGACTGAATTGTTTGGTGTGGGACACACATCTTTATAGGGAACCCATGCCACCTTAACTTAACAGCTTCGGACTCATTAGAATGATTATATGACTTTTTCCGGGTTGAATAGTGGCTTCCCTCTAGCGTCTATGAGCGGAAAAACCAGCCTTGCAACTTCTGGAACAGCATGTCTATGGGCATTATGCAATTGCTGGGTATACAAAATCATTTTCATAATGAAATGCCTATCAACAGCCCGGCTTTGAGTCCCACCTGTGAGTATGGGGTGACACACGCAAACTGCTGATGGAGCTCCAGGAGCTGAATTAGCTCTGGACACTTCTTGGCTATTTCTATGATGCCCTCAATGTACTCATCTGGTTTGGAAGCAAAGCTACACGCTGCCTCCTTGGAGGAAAAGGCATAGTATTTCTCCTTGTGTTTCAGCACCCCTATCTGGGGATTCGCTGTGGATAGGAGAGAAAAGGCACTAAGAAACACAAGTTTAAGTTGAACATGATCCAAATGTCTACGGTATCTTTAAAATATACCTGGAACTACAAGTCCATCTTTTTTCACCAGTGTGTAACCACAGATGGCCTTGTATTGCAAGGGCAGTTGGTCAAAGTTAGCCGTGGTCTCGTGGAAGAACCAGTCCTGTGCTTTGTACTCCGCTGGGTTGATCTTGTCCTCTGTGGGAAGTGCAGACAACAATAAGGAGCTTGTTAAGAATAAGTGCTGAAAAGAGTAAACAATGTTTCTATGGTAACGCTCAAACAAGTCCCACACTTCACTTACAAATTCTTACAGCACCTAGCTGTACAGGTGAACAGGGAAACAAAACTGAATGCACTTTAAGTGTTACAGAGATAATCCGTGCACGAGCCGTTAAGAGTGAGCGCTTTCACACGAGCCAATGTTTCTATAGTAGCGCTCAAACAAATCCCACGCTTCAGTTACACATTCTTAAAGCACCTATCAAATAACAGCTAACGAGACCTGATATCAGGGCTAACAGGCAGAAAGCCACTTAATCTCCTGTGCCAACATGCTGCAGTTCTGGGATTTGCCATGGTGATCTCAGAGGCTTTACTGTGCTGCATAGTACCGGTGGACACACCCCACCTGCGCTCTCCCGCAGTCTGCTGTCGTCGCTCTTGACGTCCTCGCCGTCCAGAAGGGCCTCCAGCTG from Sardina pilchardus chromosome 12, fSarPil1.1, whole genome shotgun sequence encodes:
- the LOC134098546 gene encoding tubulin alpha-8 chain-like, coding for MRECISVHVGQAGVQIGNSCWELYCLEHGICPDGTAADNGKTLLDSSFGTFFSETGPGKYVPRSIFVDLEPSVIDEIRNGSYRQLYHPEQLISGKEDAANNYARGHYTIGKEIVDPVLDRIRKMTDQCSGLQGFLIFHSFGGGTGSGFTSLLMERLSVDYGKKSKLEFSVYPAPQVSTAVVEPYNSILTTHTTLEHSDCAFMVDNEAIFDICKRNLDVERPSYTNLNRLVAQIVSSITASLRFDGALNVDLTEFQTNLVPYPRIHFPLVTYSPIISAEKAYHEQLSVPEITNACFEPSNQMVKCDPRRGKYMACCVLYRGDVVPKDVNGAIAAIKARRSIQFVDWCPTGFKVGINYQPPTVVPGGDLAKVQRAVCMLSNTTAIAEAWARLDHKFDLMYAKRAFVHWYVGEGMEEGEFSEAREDVAALEKDYEEVGADSAEDDEEEEEEY